The Gemmatimonadota bacterium genome has a segment encoding these proteins:
- a CDS encoding Ig domain-containing protein yields the protein MVPSRLTRFCVVLGAVFAAACGDDVSIIAPPAEPAIRGIGVAPVNATLKPGETLIMVAQVTADSGADRGVTWSSADPRRATVSANGIVTAVSEGVVIVTATSRARPDISAFATIQVLPAATVRSIGITPATLTLRVGTSVPLVAAVQADSGADRTVLWSSADPSRVSISSTGVVTGLAEGVAVVTATSRARPEVSASSAVTVQPAAGVRSLSVTPASVELQPGAQQALAVNVQADDGVTRSVTYTSNNPAIATVSPAGVVTAVAIGTTTITVSAVASPNVTATAIVSVKSPAPPQVSIQSITKGGTGFPVNLQGAGGQLDVTINVAPGQDPLSTVDLIVNQNGSDILVATQAFLGGGATAGRADAAQASTAPIVLSFRTELYDPETGEVRMKNGPVALRAVAKSVAPGSGTAQSASNTVLLTLFNPDGFHVTMQALSSTSQFNANDANGRAWVQAGRGLVVRSVPVSFSGRVIGLRTIAFPGEAPVANLVSTRTGVSVDTLALNGFSAPTTGEAYLNGQFPAMTAASTLGETIALAGTAGTSGAGVLNAQPQVTSGERLTGLRVDNAPPPSGATFVISTASANSNNWINGTYPFESGLSGLVGDAGVGLAGSNTTPTAASALVEFRITGGALTDTVVATQGSALAATTTHLAYKGVARYADRLGNRREVPLTGSGVNPLATFGVDLVAPTARYLTSPPPGAATIGFSSDSVYTSLTDVGLSPFVFGIEAIDDRSGFGATPVEVTLERHSQPNPSGSFLGTRTCVIGTAVNGTCTAGAVAFAGSPLTDGYRQLTTALDGTTGLEGYYGWVGLVRDQAGNASSVLRKRVLYDQGTGASAPLVATAGAPAFMRGGQAVTFVPVATDNVELTKGQLYVGYPNLPTTTILAYEGGAAGSFAIGTAFDSLLTSPISGGPGFTISHFIRAIESTDVAHAPQAYNAATVKPNATNVVVRDVPNLVPATLAANAVILPGMVETPTGTPGFANLTGQLALLKWRPFTGSGFIRMEAVGPSGQTDSPFARVYLAKLEAGIAPNAQVWRILSEQTAATSQDNGLERVWKYDLGTSLSAGSYIAIGVTDDGDAIVSQVIVI from the coding sequence ATGGTCCCCTCCCGATTGACGCGCTTCTGTGTCGTGCTTGGTGCGGTGTTCGCCGCCGCCTGTGGTGACGACGTTTCCATCATTGCCCCGCCAGCGGAACCTGCGATTCGAGGGATTGGGGTCGCGCCGGTGAACGCGACGCTCAAGCCCGGCGAAACGCTCATCATGGTGGCGCAAGTGACGGCGGACTCCGGCGCGGACCGCGGGGTAACGTGGAGCTCGGCAGATCCGCGGCGCGCCACGGTGTCGGCGAACGGGATCGTGACGGCGGTCTCCGAGGGGGTGGTGATCGTCACGGCGACCTCGCGCGCCCGGCCCGACATTTCTGCGTTTGCCACCATTCAGGTGCTCCCGGCGGCCACCGTGCGATCGATCGGCATTACCCCAGCGACCTTGACGTTGCGCGTGGGGACCAGCGTGCCGCTGGTGGCGGCGGTGCAGGCCGACTCCGGGGCAGACCGCACCGTGTTGTGGAGCTCGGCCGACCCGAGCCGCGTCTCCATCTCGAGTACCGGCGTTGTCACCGGATTGGCGGAAGGGGTCGCTGTGGTCACGGCGACGTCGCGCGCGCGCCCCGAAGTGTCGGCCTCATCGGCGGTGACGGTGCAGCCGGCGGCTGGCGTGCGTTCGTTGAGCGTGACGCCAGCGTCCGTGGAGTTGCAGCCGGGGGCGCAGCAGGCGCTGGCGGTGAACGTGCAGGCCGACGATGGCGTCACCCGCAGCGTGACCTACACATCGAACAATCCCGCGATCGCCACCGTCTCTCCCGCCGGCGTGGTGACGGCCGTTGCGATCGGGACGACGACGATCACGGTGTCGGCGGTGGCGTCGCCTAACGTGACTGCGACCGCCATCGTCAGCGTAAAGTCGCCGGCGCCGCCGCAGGTGTCGATCCAGTCGATCACGAAGGGCGGAACCGGTTTCCCCGTCAACCTGCAGGGTGCGGGTGGGCAGCTCGATGTCACGATCAATGTGGCCCCCGGCCAGGACCCCCTGTCGACGGTGGACCTGATCGTGAACCAGAACGGGTCCGACATCCTCGTCGCCACGCAGGCGTTCCTCGGCGGCGGCGCAACGGCGGGCCGGGCGGACGCAGCGCAGGCATCCACCGCGCCGATCGTCCTGTCGTTCCGCACGGAACTGTACGATCCGGAGACGGGTGAGGTGCGCATGAAGAACGGCCCGGTTGCGCTGCGCGCGGTGGCGAAGTCCGTGGCCCCGGGCAGCGGGACGGCTCAGTCGGCATCCAACACGGTATTGCTGACCCTGTTCAATCCCGATGGCTTTCATGTGACGATGCAGGCGCTGAGCTCGACCTCGCAGTTCAATGCCAACGACGCGAACGGACGCGCGTGGGTGCAGGCGGGTCGAGGGCTGGTGGTCCGTAGCGTCCCGGTCTCGTTCTCCGGGCGGGTGATCGGCTTGCGCACCATTGCCTTTCCCGGCGAGGCGCCGGTGGCCAACCTGGTGTCGACGCGTACTGGCGTCTCGGTTGACACCCTCGCGTTGAACGGTTTCAGCGCGCCAACCACGGGTGAGGCGTACCTGAATGGTCAGTTCCCCGCGATGACGGCGGCCAGCACGCTGGGCGAGACCATTGCCTTGGCCGGAACGGCGGGGACGTCGGGGGCCGGCGTGCTCAATGCCCAGCCGCAGGTCACCTCAGGCGAACGTCTCACGGGCCTCCGCGTGGACAACGCACCGCCGCCTTCGGGTGCGACCTTCGTCATCTCCACGGCCTCGGCCAACAGCAATAACTGGATCAACGGCACCTATCCGTTCGAGTCGGGACTCAGTGGCTTGGTGGGGGATGCCGGGGTCGGGCTGGCCGGTTCCAACACGACGCCAACGGCCGCCAGCGCCCTCGTGGAGTTCCGGATCACCGGTGGCGCGCTCACGGATACGGTCGTGGCGACCCAGGGAAGCGCACTGGCGGCGACGACGACCCACCTGGCCTACAAGGGTGTTGCGCGCTATGCCGACCGCCTCGGCAACCGACGCGAGGTGCCGTTGACCGGGTCTGGCGTGAACCCTCTCGCGACTTTTGGGGTGGACCTCGTGGCGCCGACCGCGCGTTACCTGACCAGTCCACCCCCAGGGGCCGCCACGATCGGCTTCTCCTCGGATTCGGTGTACACCTCACTGACGGACGTCGGCCTGTCGCCCTTCGTGTTCGGCATCGAGGCGATTGATGACCGCAGCGGGTTCGGCGCCACCCCGGTTGAGGTGACGCTGGAGCGACACTCGCAGCCCAATCCCTCGGGCTCGTTCCTTGGCACGCGCACCTGCGTGATCGGCACCGCGGTCAATGGCACGTGTACGGCGGGCGCCGTGGCCTTCGCGGGCTCTCCCCTCACCGATGGGTACCGGCAGCTCACCACGGCGCTCGATGGCACGACCGGGCTCGAGGGCTACTACGGGTGGGTGGGTCTCGTGCGCGACCAGGCGGGGAACGCGAGCAGCGTGTTGCGCAAGCGCGTGCTCTATGACCAGGGCACCGGCGCCTCGGCGCCGCTGGTGGCCACGGCGGGCGCGCCCGCGTTCATGCGGGGCGGCCAGGCGGTGACCTTCGTCCCGGTCGCCACCGACAATGTTGAGCTGACGAAGGGCCAACTGTACGTCGGCTACCCGAACCTGCCAACGACCACCATCCTGGCCTATGAAGGCGGAGCGGCGGGATCCTTCGCCATCGGGACCGCGTTTGACTCGCTGTTGACGTCACCAATTTCAGGTGGGCCCGGCTTCACGATCTCCCACTTTATCCGTGCGATCGAGAGCACCGATGTCGCGCACGCGCCGCAAGCCTACAACGCGGCGACCGTCAAGCCGAACGCGACCAATGTGGTCGTGCGTGATGTGCCGAACCTCGTGCCCGCGACCCTGGCCGCAAATGCGGTGATCCTGCCCGGGATGGTGGAGACGCCAACGGGGACTCCGGGGTTTGCCAACCTGACCGGCCAGCTGGCGCTGCTGAAGTGGCGTCCGTTCACGGGATCCGGCTTCATTCGCATGGAAGCCGTGGGGCCGAGCGGCCAGACCGATTCTCCGTTTGCCCGCGTCTACCTGGCCAAGCTGGAGGCGGGCATTGCGCCGAATGCCCAGGTCTGGCGTATCCTGAGTGAACAGACAGCTGCGACGAGCCAGGACAACGGGCTTGAGCGTGTCTGGAAGTACGATCTGGGGACCAGTCTCTCGGCCGGTTCCTACATCGCGATCGGCGTCACTGACGACGGCGACGCGATCGTCTCACAGGTGATCGTGATCTAG
- a CDS encoding carboxypeptidase regulatory-like domain-containing protein, with protein MSTSEALPLGGGRTTVCWRPRRARLLNVLSLLCLLPAAATAQGGGRLAGRVVDAGSAQAISGVTIVVGDSAAIVVTDLDGRYRTGLLRVGKYKVLARRLGMQQKQYDSIAVEDGQTTVVNFALSAAAVSLEAVVVSAERADRATSEAGLLAVQRRAASASDGISAEQIARAPDSDAGEAAVRVPGVSIVDNKYVVVRGLAERYSNTLLNGVEIASPEPSKKVVPMDIFPSSLIDGIVVTKSATPDKPGDFSGGSVEIRTKEFPEEFVFQYNLSAGANSLVTGRMVDLPEWRGLDYLGFDAGKRRREPTLPASFDDPTAVERYQESLRNEWTPRMRRALPNLGLGVNVGDQKQFGSSAFGYLTSLTWSNKNELQPERLFQFLLDPNANPARGYVFRERRSVVDWGGIFNTALRLGTNHKFGWKNLYTRNAEEYYATNEGFNVDLNGAFRGYQFSYITRDLIQTQLTGEHIGQFIRPWRAEWKGTVSRSTRDEPDNRQVPYVRPDDDSSFFVGINSDFWFRYLQDDLRAGQVDLSTQLPWFGGRETMFKVGGSARRKVREFDARIAALSLNLQGALPPRIGTLPPERLFQPENVGDFLIVNFPGNLAQPYSADDDLFAGYAMLDLPVFSWLRVVGGARLEDWRLNLMDGGRERFAMDSTLVATTRNNKDVLWSANATVSLSERMNLRLAAFKSLSRPDTRELSRDEYVDLVGSCPLIGNPTLQRTLITNGDLRWEWYPGPGEVISVSGFWKYFEQPIIRAITGDNNCRFTYNNGEDATNVGAEIDVRKGLSFLPGALGNLAVGVNGTYVQSRLTIDPRFGNYDRDLPLEDQSPWLLNANLNWVDPRGRMEASVLYNWFDDRVSRYGFRSGGGGEQGPNIIEEGRGTLDAKVQWKASRQWTVTMTGKNLTDNRVTFRQDTRRGAVQTGYAQPGIGVSLGVSHAR; from the coding sequence ATGTCAACCAGTGAAGCGTTGCCCTTGGGGGGCGGGCGCACCACGGTGTGTTGGCGTCCCCGCAGGGCGCGCCTGCTGAACGTACTGAGTCTCCTTTGCCTCCTGCCCGCAGCAGCCACCGCGCAAGGCGGTGGACGACTCGCGGGACGCGTGGTGGATGCCGGAAGCGCTCAGGCCATTTCGGGGGTCACCATTGTCGTGGGCGACAGCGCCGCGATCGTGGTAACGGACCTCGACGGGCGGTATCGCACCGGGCTGCTGCGTGTGGGCAAGTACAAGGTGCTCGCGCGACGCCTGGGGATGCAGCAGAAGCAGTACGACTCGATTGCGGTTGAGGACGGGCAAACGACGGTGGTGAACTTCGCTCTCTCCGCAGCCGCGGTCTCCCTTGAAGCGGTGGTCGTCAGCGCCGAGCGTGCCGATCGGGCGACGTCCGAGGCCGGCCTGCTCGCTGTGCAGCGGCGCGCCGCTTCGGCGTCTGACGGAATCAGCGCGGAACAAATCGCGCGCGCGCCGGATAGCGATGCCGGCGAGGCGGCCGTGCGTGTGCCTGGGGTGTCCATTGTGGACAACAAGTACGTCGTGGTGCGCGGCCTGGCCGAACGGTACAGCAACACGCTGCTGAATGGTGTGGAGATCGCGTCTCCGGAGCCGTCGAAGAAGGTGGTGCCGATGGACATCTTCCCGTCGTCGCTGATTGACGGGATCGTCGTCACCAAGAGTGCGACGCCGGACAAGCCTGGCGATTTCTCTGGTGGCAGCGTCGAGATTCGCACCAAGGAGTTCCCGGAGGAGTTCGTCTTTCAGTACAACCTCTCCGCGGGCGCCAACTCACTGGTGACCGGTCGGATGGTCGACTTGCCGGAGTGGAGGGGGCTCGACTACCTCGGCTTCGACGCCGGCAAGCGGCGTCGCGAACCGACGCTTCCGGCGTCCTTCGACGACCCGACGGCGGTGGAGCGATACCAGGAATCCCTGCGGAACGAATGGACGCCGCGTATGCGCCGTGCGCTCCCGAACCTCGGACTCGGCGTGAACGTCGGGGACCAGAAGCAGTTCGGGTCCAGTGCCTTTGGGTACCTGACCTCGCTGACCTGGTCGAACAAGAACGAACTGCAGCCAGAGCGGCTCTTTCAGTTCCTGCTCGACCCAAATGCGAACCCCGCGCGGGGGTATGTCTTCCGGGAGCGACGGTCGGTGGTGGACTGGGGTGGGATCTTCAATACGGCCCTGCGCCTCGGGACCAATCACAAGTTCGGGTGGAAGAACCTCTACACACGGAACGCCGAGGAGTATTACGCCACGAACGAAGGGTTCAACGTTGACCTGAACGGGGCGTTCCGCGGCTACCAGTTCTCCTACATCACGCGCGACCTGATCCAGACGCAGCTCACCGGCGAGCATATCGGGCAATTCATCCGGCCCTGGCGGGCGGAGTGGAAGGGCACAGTGAGCCGCTCGACGCGTGACGAGCCGGACAACCGCCAGGTGCCGTACGTGCGCCCGGATGACGACAGCTCGTTCTTCGTAGGGATCAACTCCGACTTCTGGTTCCGTTACCTGCAGGATGACCTCAGGGCAGGCCAGGTGGACCTCTCGACGCAGCTCCCGTGGTTTGGTGGGCGTGAGACGATGTTCAAGGTGGGGGGATCGGCGCGTCGCAAGGTGCGCGAGTTCGACGCCAGGATCGCCGCGCTCTCCCTCAACCTGCAGGGCGCCTTGCCGCCGCGGATTGGCACGCTCCCCCCTGAGCGCCTCTTCCAGCCGGAGAACGTCGGGGACTTCCTCATCGTGAACTTCCCCGGCAACCTCGCACAGCCGTATTCCGCGGACGATGACCTGTTTGCCGGGTACGCCATGCTGGACCTGCCGGTGTTCAGCTGGCTGCGCGTGGTCGGTGGTGCGCGGCTGGAGGATTGGCGGCTGAACCTGATGGACGGCGGGCGCGAGCGCTTCGCGATGGACTCCACGCTTGTCGCCACGACGCGGAACAACAAGGACGTGCTCTGGTCGGCGAATGCTACCGTGTCGCTCAGCGAGCGAATGAACCTACGGTTGGCAGCGTTCAAGAGCCTGTCGCGCCCGGACACCCGTGAGCTGTCGCGCGATGAGTATGTCGACCTGGTCGGGTCCTGTCCCCTGATCGGCAACCCGACCTTGCAGCGTACCCTCATCACCAACGGCGACCTGCGGTGGGAGTGGTACCCGGGGCCCGGTGAGGTGATCTCGGTCAGCGGATTCTGGAAGTACTTCGAGCAGCCGATCATTCGCGCCATTACCGGCGACAACAACTGCCGCTTTACCTACAACAACGGGGAAGACGCGACGAACGTCGGGGCGGAGATCGATGTGCGGAAGGGGTTGTCGTTCCTGCCGGGGGCGCTCGGCAACCTCGCGGTCGGCGTCAACGGCACGTATGTGCAGTCCCGGCTGACCATCGACCCGCGCTTCGGAAACTACGATCGCGACCTGCCGCTGGAGGACCAGTCCCCCTGGCTGCTGAACGCGAACCTCAACTGGGTCGACCCGCGCGGCCGCATGGAGGCCTCGGTCCTGTACAACTGGTTCGACGACCGGGTCTCGCGTTACGGGTTTCGCAGCGGCGGAGGTGGGGAGCAGGGCCCGAACATCATCGAGGAAGGGCGCGGCACGCTCGACGCCAAGGTGCAGTGGAAGGCGTCGCGCCAATGGACCGTGACCATGACCGGCAAGAACCTGACCGACAACCGCGTCACCTTCCGGCAGGACACGCGCCGTGGGGCGGTGCAAACCGGATACGCCCAGCCGGGCATCGGCGTGTCCCTTGGAGTGAGCCATGCGCGTTAG
- a CDS encoding PKD domain-containing protein — protein MRVRHWLPGLGTLAVLAACGTEQTAVDAAPTAAALRVEAVGVSSVSISWDRVNAANVTGYELQRREDLNGPFRPVGGSIPQAAGRITVFDNEVKPETYYGYRVLTLTTLGGRSGPSTVGGARTPSLPTLVVTVTTTAPNDGSMDPDGYVATVLGPRDTVTTSIGTNGQRRLGALRAGNYLVVLRGLARNCDFQTGDSLRTAVVTDIGLETETSVRFDVSCRDPRRGSVVIRYEQDGDTTDADGVGLSVTGLLTEPDPVDTTRVFVRTERIQTRIATYRYDNLRGGQYEVTLSDIAAVCNVIGNRRRTVTVKALSLDTLRFNASCSRPQQLPDTVGKPVVLEHVWSADAAPTGTKVSLTTTFDGTRLPTTSFQGVSFDVGYSPTVLRFDSVRKADIGTLTSNGRSNPGLVLMAGLETDPGGFSGRIVLGRIWFTVIGATGTSTRTGTVLKSLRPVGVGSPEEVSKLRAREATFTVGTFTTQNVPPVARANGPYAATAGVAIRLSAIGSTDPDGRVTAWQWDFGDGTPRVNGETVDHVYENAGTFTASVTVTDDKGATHTDQARVTVTNSGAPNVAPTARISAPASATVNSSVTFSGTQSTDPDGTIQSYAWAFGDGTISSGPTVAKVYSAPGTYNATLTVTDNRNARSTASHVITITAANPGTTPFSWNATFSAVDQVNQSVDLTLTLDLSADIPETPGPEELSSFLVDSLKWDPVILRLDAFNFGPGQQQTVDQSDIARGKVRFSGGTAPGQNRGVLTIARLRFKVLGGLGARATTFTALGPLVGTPATGSFNYRPKTDVREASFVNGPPVQTGTILGAVTSPQKGNIQGATITVSGGLSATTAANGSYSVANVPSGSRTVTVSGLPSDCTAPPAQSVTVTGGGVHTVNFAVTCTPPPPTGTVTGLVTSSLGGVIAGATVTIAPNTTTTDSTGRYTIAGAPSPTGSIQVTAGGCTSRTVIYNGLVANDTLTQDVLLTCQPTGGATYPFTLTWGNITNTGPTGRQVTAIFAIDMGPAPGRPDVNGSGADELVALNWTLQYASTALAYRSRTILASNLDLIAVGNPSPGLTNLAQTSSQNLTDSGNIQLVRVTFDIVSGFSGTVTPTITLNQARAGSFSAAVNVDSSVRIGTVPTLTVP, from the coding sequence ATGCGCGTTAGGCACTGGTTACCCGGCCTTGGAACGCTGGCGGTTCTTGCCGCCTGCGGCACCGAACAGACGGCCGTCGATGCGGCGCCGACCGCTGCAGCCCTCCGTGTGGAGGCCGTAGGCGTCAGTTCGGTGTCGATTTCGTGGGACCGAGTGAATGCCGCCAATGTGACGGGATATGAGTTGCAGCGGCGCGAAGACCTGAACGGGCCCTTCCGTCCCGTGGGGGGCAGCATCCCGCAGGCCGCCGGTCGTATCACGGTCTTCGACAACGAGGTCAAGCCGGAGACCTACTATGGCTATCGTGTCCTGACGCTCACGACTCTTGGCGGGCGATCCGGCCCGTCGACCGTGGGTGGGGCGCGCACCCCTTCGTTGCCCACGCTCGTCGTGACCGTCACCACGACAGCGCCGAACGACGGCTCCATGGACCCGGACGGGTATGTGGCCACCGTCCTCGGGCCGCGCGATACGGTCACGACCTCGATCGGGACCAACGGGCAGCGGCGCCTGGGCGCCCTGCGGGCGGGGAACTACCTGGTGGTGCTACGTGGTCTTGCCCGTAATTGTGATTTCCAGACGGGCGACTCGCTCCGGACGGCGGTGGTCACTGACATCGGCCTCGAGACCGAGACCTCTGTCCGCTTTGATGTGTCCTGTCGAGATCCGCGCCGCGGCAGTGTTGTCATCCGATACGAGCAGGATGGCGATACCACCGATGCCGACGGGGTGGGGCTCAGCGTCACGGGACTCCTGACCGAGCCTGATCCCGTCGATACCACGCGGGTGTTCGTGCGCACGGAACGGATCCAGACGCGCATCGCGACCTACCGCTACGACAATCTCCGAGGCGGTCAGTACGAAGTGACGCTCAGCGACATTGCGGCCGTGTGCAACGTGATTGGCAACCGCCGTCGCACCGTGACGGTGAAGGCGCTTTCGCTGGACACGCTGCGCTTCAATGCCAGCTGCTCCCGCCCGCAACAGCTCCCTGATACCGTGGGGAAGCCCGTGGTTCTGGAGCACGTGTGGTCTGCGGATGCTGCGCCGACAGGAACGAAGGTGTCCCTCACCACCACCTTTGATGGGACGCGCCTGCCGACAACCTCTTTCCAGGGGGTGTCGTTCGACGTGGGCTACTCGCCAACGGTCCTTCGCTTCGACTCCGTTCGCAAGGCCGACATCGGCACCCTGACGTCTAACGGACGGAGCAATCCGGGGTTGGTGCTGATGGCAGGCCTCGAAACGGACCCGGGTGGCTTTAGCGGCCGCATCGTGCTCGGTCGGATCTGGTTTACGGTGATTGGCGCGACCGGGACCAGCACGAGAACCGGCACCGTGCTCAAGTCGCTGCGTCCGGTCGGCGTGGGGAGCCCGGAGGAGGTCAGCAAGCTCCGTGCGCGGGAAGCCACCTTCACGGTCGGCACCTTCACGACACAGAACGTGCCGCCGGTGGCGCGTGCGAATGGTCCCTACGCGGCCACTGCAGGCGTGGCGATCCGCCTCTCGGCGATCGGTTCGACCGATCCCGACGGGCGTGTCACTGCCTGGCAGTGGGACTTTGGCGATGGGACCCCGCGGGTGAATGGGGAAACGGTGGACCACGTCTATGAGAACGCGGGCACCTTCACGGCGTCTGTCACGGTGACGGACGACAAGGGGGCGACCCATACCGACCAGGCGCGGGTCACAGTCACGAACTCCGGGGCCCCGAATGTCGCCCCGACGGCGCGCATCTCGGCGCCGGCGAGTGCTACGGTCAACAGCTCGGTCACCTTCAGTGGGACGCAGTCCACGGACCCTGATGGGACGATTCAGTCATACGCGTGGGCCTTTGGCGACGGGACCATCAGTTCGGGTCCGACGGTCGCCAAGGTCTACAGCGCCCCAGGCACCTACAACGCGACGCTCACGGTCACCGATAACCGCAACGCGCGGTCGACGGCTTCGCACGTCATCACCATCACGGCGGCGAACCCGGGAACGACGCCGTTCTCATGGAATGCGACCTTCAGTGCGGTCGACCAGGTGAACCAGAGCGTGGATCTGACATTGACGCTCGATCTGTCGGCGGACATCCCCGAGACGCCGGGACCCGAGGAGCTCAGTTCGTTCCTGGTGGATTCACTCAAGTGGGACCCCGTCATCCTGCGACTGGACGCGTTCAACTTTGGTCCGGGTCAACAGCAGACCGTGGACCAGTCGGATATCGCGCGTGGCAAGGTACGGTTCAGCGGTGGCACGGCGCCGGGGCAGAATCGTGGGGTGCTGACCATCGCGCGTCTGCGGTTCAAGGTCCTCGGCGGCCTGGGCGCGAGGGCCACCACCTTTACGGCGCTCGGCCCGCTCGTCGGCACGCCGGCCACCGGGTCCTTCAACTACCGGCCGAAGACCGATGTGCGCGAGGCCTCGTTTGTGAACGGGCCTCCAGTGCAGACGGGGACGATCCTTGGGGCGGTGACGTCCCCACAGAAGGGCAACATCCAGGGAGCGACGATCACGGTGAGCGGTGGCCTGAGCGCGACCACCGCGGCCAATGGCTCGTACAGCGTGGCAAACGTGCCGAGTGGGAGTCGCACGGTGACCGTGTCCGGATTGCCGAGTGACTGCACGGCGCCGCCGGCGCAGAGCGTGACTGTCACCGGTGGCGGAGTACACACCGTGAACTTCGCGGTCACGTGCACACCGCCGCCACCGACAGGGACCGTGACAGGTCTCGTGACCTCGAGTCTCGGTGGCGTGATCGCCGGGGCCACGGTGACGATTGCGCCGAACACGACGACGACGGACAGCACCGGGCGGTACACGATCGCGGGGGCGCCGTCACCCACGGGATCGATCCAAGTGACTGCCGGTGGGTGCACGTCGCGGACGGTGATCTACAACGGACTGGTGGCGAATGACACACTCACGCAGGATGTGCTGTTGACCTGCCAGCCGACGGGTGGGGCGACCTATCCGTTCACCCTCACGTGGGGGAACATCACCAACACCGGCCCGACGGGTCGCCAGGTGACCGCGATCTTCGCGATCGACATGGGACCGGCCCCTGGGCGTCCCGACGTGAACGGGAGCGGCGCGGACGAACTCGTCGCGCTGAACTGGACGCTGCAGTATGCGAGCACCGCGCTCGCCTACCGGTCGCGCACGATTCTGGCGAGCAACCTGGACCTGATCGCCGTGGGGAATCCGTCGCCCGGGCTGACCAACCTGGCGCAGACCAGCTCGCAGAACCTCACCGATAGCGGCAACATTCAGTTGGTGCGGGTGACCTTCGACATCGTGTCCGGCTTCTCGGGAACGGTGACGCCGACGATCACGCTGAACCAGGCGCGCGCCGGCTCGTTCTCCGCCGCAGTGAACGTGGATTCGTCAGTGCGGATTGGGACGGTGCCGACGCTGACCGTGCCCTGA